GCATAAAATTAAGAGATAAaagaaattgtaaaataataaaaggatTTTCCGCTACCGGGAGTCGAACCCGGATGATAAACTCAATTCATTTTATTGGGCTACAACGGATTGGATGTTATTGATTgggaataaaatttatataaaataaggtTTTTAGGCTGCCGGGAGTCGAACCCAGATGATAAATTCAATCCATTTTACTGGGCTACCGTGGATTGGATGTTATTGATCgggaataaaatttatataaatgaaaattacttGGCCTATATCGTTAGGCATAAAATTAAGagacaaaagaaattgaaaataataaaaatatttttccgCTGCCAGGAGTCGAACCCGGATGATAAACTCAATCCATTTTATTGGGCTACTACGGATTGGTGTTCTTGATTGGGAATAAAAGTTCTGTAAATGAAAATTACTAGGCATATATCATTTAGGAATAAAATTAAGAGATAAAAGAAATTGTAACAAATAAAAGATTTTCCGCTGTTGGGAGTCGAACCCAGATGATAAACTCAGTCCATTTCATTGGGCTACAATGGATTGGATGTTATTCATTGGGAAtaaaagttatataaatgaaaattactaGGCACATACCATTATGCACAAAATTaagagataaaaaaaattcaaaataatgaaaaggTTTTTCCGCTGCCAGGAGTCAAACCCGGATAATAAACTCAATCCATTTTATTGTGCTACAGCGGATTGGATGTTATTGATTGGGCAtaaaagttatataaatgaaaattaatagGCATATGCCattacacacaaaattaagagataaaagaaattcaaaataacgAAAAGGTATTTCCGCTGCCGGGAGTTGAACCCGGATGAAAAACTCAATCCATTTTATTGGGCTACAACGGTTTAGATGTTATTGATTGGGAAtaaaagttatataaatgaaaattactaTGCATATATCATTAGGCATAAATTAAGagataaaagaaattgaaaataataaaaagtttttCCACTGCCAGGAGTCTAACCCTGATGCTAAACTCAATCCATTTTATTTGGCTACAGCGGATTGGATGTTATTGATTGGGAATAAAAGTTATATAATGAAAATTACTAGGCATATATCATTAGGCAGAAAATTAAGagataaaagaaattgaaaataataaaaagtttttCCACTGTCGAGAGACGAACCCGGATGATAAACTCAATCCATTTTATTAGGCTACAGCGGATTGGATGTTATTGATTGGGAAGAAAAGTTatacaaatgaaaattacTAGGCATATATCATTCGGCACAAAATTAAGAGATAAAAGAAAtcgaaaaataataaaaggttTTTCCGCTGCCGAGAGTCGAACCCGGATGATAAACTCAGTCCATTTTATTTGGCTACAGCGGATTGGATGCTATTGATTGggaataaaaattatataaatgaaaattactaGGCATAAAATTAAgagataaaataaattgaaaataataaaaagtttttCCTCTGCCGGGAGTCGAACCCGGATGATAAACTCAATCCATTTTATTGGGCTACAGCGGATTAGATTTTATTGATTGGGAATAAAAGTTATATAACTGAAAATTACTGGGCATATATCATTAGGCATAAAATTAAGagataaaagaaattgaaaataataaaaggttCTTCCACAGCCGGGAGTCGAACCAAGATGATAAACTCAATCCATTTTATTGGGTTACAACGGATTGGATGTTATTGATTGGGAATAAAAGttatataaattcaaattactAGGCATATTTCATTAGGCATAAAATTAAGCgataaaagaaattgaaaataataaaaaggttTTTCCGCTACCGGGAGTCAAACCCGGATGATAAACTCAGTCCATTTTATTGGGCTACAACAGATTGGATGCTATGGATTGGGAAtaaaagttatataaatgaaaattactaGGCATATATCATTAGGCAGAAAATTAAGAgatgaaagaaattgaaaataataaaaagtttttCCATTGCCAGGAGTCGAACCCGGATGATAAACTCAATCCATTTTATTGGGCTACAGCAGATTGGATGTTATTGATTGGGAATaagagttatataaatgaaaattaccAAGCATACATCATTAGGCATAAAATTTAGagataaaataatttgaaaataattgaagataTTTCCGCCACCGGGAGTCGAACTCGGATGATAAACTCAATCCATTTTATTGGGCTACGGCATATTAGATGTTATTGATTGGGAATAAAAGttatataaattcaaattactAGGCATATATCATTTGGCATAAAATTAAgatataaaagaaattaaaaataataaaaagtttttCCACTGTTGGGGGTCGAACCCAGATGATAAACTCAATGCTTTTTATTTGGCTACAGCGGATTGGATGTTATTGATTGGGAATtaaagttatataaatgaaaattacaagGCATATATCATTAGGCATAAAATTAAGAGATAAAATaagttgaaaataataaaatatttttcgGATGCCGGGAGTTAAACCCGGATGATAAACTCAATCCATTTTATTGGGCTACAACGAATTGGATGTTATTGATTGGGAATAAAAGttatataaattcaaattactAGGCATAAAATTAAGagataaaagaaattgaaaataataaaaggttTTTCCTATGCCAGGAGCCAGAAGTCAAACCCGGAAGATAAACTCAATCAATTTTATTGGGCTACAGCTGATTTGATGTTATTGATTGGGAATAAAAGttatataaatcaaaattaCATGGCATATATCATTAGGCATAAAATTACtagataaaataaattgaaaataataaaatatttttccgCTGCAGTTAGTCGAATCCGGATGATAAACTCAATCCATTTTATTGGGTTACAGCAGATTGGATGTTATTGATTGggaataaaaattatataaatgaaaattactaGGCATATATCATTAGGCATAAAATTAAGagataaaagaaattgaaaataataaaaggttCTTCCACTGTCGGAAGTCGAACCCGGATGATAAACGCAATCCTTTTTATTTGGCTACAGAGGATTAGATGTTATTGATTGGGAAtaaaagttatataaatgaaaattactaGGCATATATAATTAGGCATAAAATTAAGagataaaagaaattgaaaataataaaaagtttttCCACTACCAGGAGTCGATCCCGGATGATAAAGTCAATCCATTTTATTTGGCTACATCGGATTGGATGTTATTGAGTGGGAAtaaaagttatataaatgaaaattacaagGCATATATCATTAGGCATAAAATTAAgtgataaaataaattgaaaataataaaagatttTTCCGCTGGCTGGAGTCGAACCCGGATGATAAACACAATCCATTTTATTGGGCTACAGTGGATTGGATGTTATTGACTGGTAATAAAgcttatataaattaaaattactaGGCATATATCATTTGGCATAAAATTAAGggataaaagaaattgaaaagaataaaaggTTCTTCCACTGCCGGGAGTCGAATCCGAATAATAAACTCAATCCATTTTGTTGGGCTACAACGGATTGGATGTTATTGATTGGGAATAAAAGttatataaattcaaattactAGGCATATATCATTAGGCATAAAATTAAGTGATAAAAtaagtttaaaataaataaagattttTTCGCTGCCGGGAGTCGAACCTGGATGATAAACTCAATCCATTTTGTTAGGCTACAGCGGATTGGATGTTATTGATTGGTTATAAAAGttatataaattcaaattactAGGCATATATCATTAGGCATAAAATTAAGagataaaagaaattgaaaataataaaggTTCTTCCGCTGCCACGAGTCGAATCCGGATAATAAACTCAATCCATTTTATTGGGCTACAGCAGATTAAATGTTATTGattggaaataaaaattatataaatgaagGAGCAATCATGGCCCCACTTAACCCGTAAAGGCAAtgtaataatatttataaaattatatattgaaCAACAGAAAAACTCATGcctattatttgaaaaaaaatatatgcgTTAGCCTAGTTTAATCTTGATAATGAACTCGCCCActtaaattcaagtttaaaTATCTGAGTGGattatcacttgtataaaaataaaaaataaaaataaaaaacatatatattgcGAAAACTAATTTGAAAACCCCAACGCGGCCACCAATCGTCAAAAGTCCGCTGTAATTAATTGATATCTAGCAAAGCGAACTTTGATGTGGCCCAACATAACAATGAAGAATCTTTTGTCGTTGAACATGAAAAACCTTATAAAAACATATCACTAATAATTCATCTTCCTCGTAATTAattgatctttcttttctaattttctctttcatgGCAGAATTAGATCAAACACAACCAAAATGGGACGCAAAACCTCTGGCGAGATAAAAGGCCAAACAGCAGAGCAGGTTTGGCCTCCCGTGGCTGATTTCTGCAACTTACACCAGTGGTTGCGGCCAACCCTAGACACGTGTTACCTAGTGGAGGGAGTGCCAGGGCAACCAGGAGTGATCCGGTAAAGCGCCGGTCCTCCTACTCTACTGATCATGCTGACAGAGAAGCTACTCATGATCGATCCGATCAAGCACCATTTGAGCTACAAGATCGGTGACAACGATCTCGGGTTCAAGTCTTATATGATGCTGTAATGCAGTTGGTCCCGATCAACGGCCAGGATGGTGGCAGCATTGGGTGCACCTTGGCAATTGGCTTTCATGGCATAAAAGTTATATAATCATCTGTACCTTTGCAAGTGGTTGCTAAATGTGTTTTCTGTGCCTTTTGAACAAGAAATACGGATAACAGTGGTGAGATGGCTTTCTGTTCAATAGTCACATATAATTTCTagtttatttaaatatatatatattctagtTTATATATCACTAGTAGTCAACTTGCACTTAAGTTAATAGACattctaaaacaaattaaacatgattgaattaaaaatattgaGCTATAATATGTAATTCttgaatatttatattttctatttcgACCCTCTCACAACTTTACAATTCTAACTTTGCCCCTGTTAATCATGATAATGAACTCGCCCACTTAAACTCAAGTTTACATATCCGTCTAGAGTAGATTatcacatatataaaataaataaaaacaaaagcatataTATTTCCTAGCTAATTGGCtacactttttaaatatatatatatgaatatttaaagagtatagccgcacggctatatattatttaaaatttaatttttatttttttatctacaaaaaaaaatcaaaaaaatcaaaagtgTACCATTTCCTAGCTaattatctttgttttaaaaagtatagccgctatatttttttatttaaacagtctagccgcgcggctatacgttttaattttaattatttaaagagtatagccacgcggctatactattaaaaattatttttaatttctttttgccCAAATTAAACATGATTGAGTTAAAAATATTTAGCTATAACATGCAACTCTTGAATAcatatattttctgtttcGGCCCCCTTAACCTTATGATTCTAGCTCTGCTCTTGTTAATCATTATAATGACCTAGCCCGCTTAAACTCAAGTTTACATATCCGTCTAGAGAGATtatcacttatatatatatttcttagttaattatctttgttttaaaaagtatagccgcgtttatactttttaaatatattataatattttaatcgtATAGCTGCGCGACTAccctctttaaaaaaatacttatTGATCCAATTACCTGATGTTTGAATATCCACCATCAATGTGACTTCACATTCTAGAAGGAAAAAGCTcaatataagaaattaaaattgcCAGCAGATGAGAGTTGACTCAGTTATTTATGTATAGGCTTGTCATTCAAGGCATCGCTGGACACTGATAGTCCCTACAATAAGCACAAGGTCCCCCAAGAAGTCAGTCCAATTATTTAATCAACATTTGTATGTTTAAGGCTGgttttacataaaataattgctcaagtcaaagaagaagaagaagaggaagagagagagagagagagtaaataATTGGTGACACTTGAGGATCAGAGACTCGATCATACTATAATAATTTTCCCACTTGCCATCAATCACTCAATCAAAGCATTTGAATATAAATGGCGAGATTGTTTTTGGTAAACCTAATCACCTTGTTCTTTAGTCAAGTCAACTTTCCATTTCATCACCTCACTCAgctgtataaatatataatcttTTGTGGTTGAATTAGAGAAACCTTGTTATAAATACATGCATGTTCTCTAGCTTATAATTATCAAAATCAATTGATGTGatctttttttccctctcaCATGCAAGAACAAACACAGCCAAAATGGGAAGGCAGAACCTCTGCTGACCTAAAAGGTCCAGCAGCTGAGCAAGTTTGGCCTCTCTTGGCTGATTTCTGCAACCTACACAAGTGGTTCCCCAAACTTGAGACATCTTACCAAGTTGGGGGAATTCTTGGCCAGCCGGGTCTGATCCGGTACTGCGCAACTCCCCCTGCTGATCCTGACGATCAGACGACCATCAAGTGGGTCAAGGAGAAGCTACTGATGATAGATCCAATCAAACGGTGTTTAAGCTATGAGATCCTTGAGAACAACATGGGATTTCACTCATATGTTGGCACAATGCAAGTAGTGCCCATACACGACATTCATCATGATGTCGTTCTTGGGTGCAAGATCGAGTGGTGGGTTGTTTGTGATCCGGTTGATGGATGGAGGTTGGAAAACCTTCTTGATTTTCTTGAATCTTCTCTCCCGTTGGTAGCAAAAACAATGGAGCATGCTCTTCTTTCTACTAGCTGATCAACGTTAATTCACTCGGCTTAATTAGTCTTTATTTGTTGGTATATTACTTTTATGTGTATTATTATTGACTTGTAGTATGTCTATGAATTTATTGATCAATAAATTATAGTATTAATAAATGTGGGTTAAGTCAATTGACTATAATAGTGTATTCATTTCTTTGGTAATTCTATATCAATTTGTTCTTTGGACAATCGATTTTCATTTGGCCCAacggatatatatatatataataaagaaTAATCTTTTGGGATTGAATGAGAAAAACCTTATAAAGAAGTAGGGCCATTAATTCATGTACTTCATAATGAAttgatcttcttttctttttttttctatttttcttttttcatggaGGAATTGGataaaaaacaatcaaaatggGAAGGCAAAGCGTCTTCTGAGCTCAAAGGCCTAACAGCAGAACAAGTTTGGCCACCCTGATTTCGGCGACTCCACAAGTGGCACACAAACCTTGACACCTGTTACCAAGTGGACAGCGTCCTTGGGCAGACGGGGTTGATCCGGTACTGCGCCGGTCCTCCTACTGATCCTGCTGATGAGACCAGCTTCAGGTGGTGGGTCAAATCAAAGAGAAGCTGCTCGTGTGATTGATCCAATCCAACGGTGTTTGAGCTATGAGATGCTGGGGAACAACATGtcggcgtgacttgtggatattgacttactttccttacacaccaagaatttctattataattgtaattgatttactttaattcctgatttcatACTGCAAATatatttaggaatttattatttacttgcccattcaggtttcgttgtattataaatatgacctcctacaaggagaagaatacacagaaaattcccacaaacaaatattctctcatagttttcatattttagcatggtatcagagcctagTTCGATCTAGGGACCTGTGCTTGTGTTCTTCTTGAAATTTAAGTGCTCTTCTCCCCCCTTGagaggggggagggggagtgAAAGGGATATGTTTATTGCCCTATCCCAATTACCTTGACATATTTCCATGAAGATGTTGCTTATTTCTTGACTCCGACGACCCCTTCTCTTCAAATGGAGAGGAGGATTGAAGAGAAGTTGTGTCTGAGTGAATTAGCTAAAGTTTATATGGAAGAATTTATTGTTGCCATTGTCTCTGCTGCCGTGCTCATGGGGTTTcggtgttctgccttacctattgccgtgctcacagggtttttgtgttctgccttacctactgccgtgctcacagggtttctgtgttctgccttatctacagccgtgctcacagggtttctgtgttttgctatgtgccctattttttagggtttgctcTTGTGTTTCCGCTGTGAACTTTGTTTTAGTTTGTCTCTTGTTTCACTCGTGGTTGACTAAAAGATCTTCTCTACAATTGGTGCTTCTCAAGTATGGTGTCCTGTGACTCGCTTGTCAAGTTGGGCCTGCGAAATATCTTTGCCCAACTTAAGGGGAAGTGTTGGCGAGTCTTTATTtcattagaattttggttacttaccaattatattttgtcctattgtaatagagattattttatttagtgttatgggggttgatgattttttcaaccctcatggaggtagcaccatcgactcattctctcattttccaccaaccatcgttgagttgagtgcctagatggctccgctcctacagatgcagactttgaccccgaacccgatccagaatcaggatcctcttttgacgaccccgaccccgacctcgactatgacgacgacgaccccgaccccgactccgaagacgaccccgacccccactccgatgatgaccccaaccctgaatttgtctctgattcagaccctgaTCCCGATTTGGACTCCGACTCCAGCCTCGACTCAGGCTCAAattccgatcccaattcctactcaacttgtatcctatgcatcttccgctgcacagattatgacttctcgactaacgaccccgacacatggaccagattgcacattttgtgaaatccgaggatccATTGgtggatattttgacaaaggcgatttccagtaaagcattccacaattcactagatcagttgggcattggcgacatctatgcaccaacgtgagggggagtgttggcgtgacttgtgaatattgacttactttccttacacaccaagaattcctattataattgtaattgatttactttaattcctgatttcttactgtaaatagatttaggaatttattatttacttgcccattcaggtttcgttgtattataaatatgacctcctacaaagagaagaatacacagaaaattcccacaaacaaatattctctcatagttttcatattttagcacaaCATGGAATTCTAAGTCGTATATGTTGAAACAAGTAGTGCCCATAAACGGAGGTTGGAAGATTTTCTTTCGTATTTTTATCTATCACCTAGAACAAGCCAACGCACCGACACTTAACCGAAACAGGAGACACAATCATGAGATTCCCACTTGGGCGCCAATTAATATTGATGggaatccaaaaaaaaaaaaaaatcttttgaCTTATGTGGTTGTAAGTTGTGATGAACTAGCACTCAACTTTCTCATTTTCACGCTCTGCATTCTTTCCATATGTTTCTTTCTCATGGCAGAAGATCAAATTCCAAAGTCGAAATGGGAAGGCAAAGCCTCTGCTGATCTTGAAGGCTCATCAGCTGAACAAGTTTGGCCTCTCCTGGCCGATTTCTGCAGCTTACACAAGTGGTTCCCCGATATTGCCACGTGTTACCAAGTGGATGGGGTCCCTGGCCAACCGGGTCTGATCCGGTACTGCGCCCGTGCTCCTATTGATAATGATGAGTCCACCATCAAGTGGGCCAAAGAGAAGCTACTGTCCCTTGATCCAATCCAACGGTGTTTGAGCTATGAGATTATTGAGAGCAATCTTGGGTTTAAGTCGTATGTTGCGATAATGCAAGTAGTCCCGATCAACGGCGGAGATGGCAGCATTGGGTGCAAGATCGAGTGGTCGTTTGTTTGCGATCCGATTGAAGGGTGGGGATTGAATGATTTTCGTTCATACCTTGACTCTTCTCTTCGGTTGATGGCAGAGAAGATGATGGAGCATACTCTTCTATCTACCGCTGGGTAACAATAATTGTTGTTTGCTAATATTGTTGTGTTggtgtgtttatatattaTGTAAATAATATATTGTTGTGTTGGTGTGTTTATATATCATGTACATAATTCCAAGACTACAACGTTGTAGTGTGTTTAATAATTGAATGTTTTATTTAAGTTATGTTTTACAataatgttttatacaagtgatattagaGAATgagaattaaacaaaaagtaTCATaggtaagaaaaaaaaaaaagggcttcTTAGATTTAGGTCCAAAAAAATTAGCTGTAATTGGGTTTACTCCttacgttttttgttttagatgTAGGTCATTTCacatttattactttttttgttgtgttgattttaccctttgaggtaaataaagaaaacacattgaaaatctaaatttaatgcattatttccttgtaattgaattcctgaatttgaaaattgaaaattttccttGATAATATTCCTCatatatggataaaatacaatttaatcaataaaaagtaaagacccACATATTATACCAATCGATCAGACAAGCACTCACATTAAATTATGTACCTGACATACAGGTAAATAATGTTATTATTagcaacaaaaaatacttaGTGATAAATCATGTTACCTATAAGttatgaacataaattagaagactacctataagtcagatacaaaaataggcaaaataaaaattgtatgttacctataatataaaaaataaaaaaaggtacataaaatactattacaCATTGTCAAAATATAtgaaacaacatatatatacctatgcaataggcaataggcaatatgacataaatgattattacccgactCAAGTCATAAGGGGCAACATTGgacacaaaaaataattaattttaaaaataaaataataaaataatatttaaaaatgaaagtaaTTCTATGTGGCACAAAAATCAAGGGACTTGGATCAAAATCACCAAATCTGAGGATTAAACCCAACTCCTCAATAGAAATTTGGAtttatatcaacttttctataaattaaaaacgAAACAATAGCTTTTAGCCAAGATGAACATTGATCTATAATATATGACCAGAATGATCACAAAGCCATCGTGTAAATTGAATTCGTCTAGAGTAGATTACATTTGCTGGAAATTTACATTTGTCTAGAGtagattatcgcttgtataaaaaatatatatataatctttaaaataaaactcaaattttctaatgataaaaaaagaaaataaagccCTAATTGAACTAACGTGCAACTTAACATCGTtagtctttcttcttctttttttctttttttttgggtgaaggAACGGGGCTAACGcccaacaaagaaattaaacaatGGCACGAGCCCTACAGACTCCAAGTAAATCCTCACTAAGAAAGGACCTAATACTGTCATGAGGGTCATGAAAAATTGACAGACCCAACTCAAGACATGAACCCAATTCAGCTAGTTTATCTGCTACCATGTTGCGTTCACGATATACATGATGAATAGAACAAACCcagtttttgtttatatagTCTTGGCATCCCCACAACATAGTAGCAAGAGGATGAAGGTCTTCCACATTTTTGTTAAGCAGGTGTACCGCGGTCGCTGAGTCAGACTCAAGCACAACTGCACTGCAACCTATATCCCAAGTAATTTTCAGTCCAAGATAGATGCCCCATAACTCAGCTTCCAAGACTTGTCCTACACCAAGATTGACAGCAAAGCCTCTCATCCACTGCCCATAACTATCTCTTAGTACACCCCCAGCAGCAATGCGTCCATCCTCACCTTTTTTGCACCTGTCGTTATTGATTTTAATCACTCCTTCATTCAAATATTGCCAAGAGAGCGGGTGggttttctagttttttcAATATTGGCCTGTGTCCAATCTGCAGCAGCTATAAGAATGATGTGTCTGGGGTTGTTGGGAGACACAAACCCATgatcaaaaatatttttgttcctCCATTTCCAAAGAAACTAGCAAGTGAAAGCAAACACGGTTGACCACTCCACTCCATAAATCAAAATTGTAGAGTTGTGTAAATTTTTTGCAACCCAAGTATGAAGATCAACAGCCTGCAGCAAACTCATATTCATAGGCATAAGGGACTGATGCCAAACTGAAATTGCCGCTGGGCAATTCCGTACAATATGAGCTGCATTCTCCATTGGGGCACCACAAATATCACAATTGGCAGTCATGGTCATCTTTCTTTTAACTCTTTGATAATTTGTTAAGAGTTTATCTTGGTGCAGCAACCAAaggaaatatttaattttgagGGGGGCCTTAATGTTCCATATAAAAGCCCAGCTAACATCCATACTCGACGACTCCCGACAATTAGCCATATAGGCTGATTTAACACTGAAAGAGTCATTGGTAGTATACTTCCAAATAGGAATATCTGGTTTACAACTTAATCCAGT
The window above is part of the Prunus dulcis chromosome 1, ALMONDv2, whole genome shotgun sequence genome. Proteins encoded here:
- the LOC117620811 gene encoding lachrymatory-factor synthase-like; translated protein: MQEQTQPKWEGRTSADLKGPAAEQVWPLLADFCNLHKWFPKLETSYQVGGILGQPGLIRYCATPPADPDDQTTIKWVKEKLLMIDPIKRCLSYEILENNMGFHSYVGTMQVVPIHDIHHDVVLGCKIEWWVVCDPVDGWRLENLLDFLESSLPLVAKTMEHALLSTS
- the LOC117615173 gene encoding lachrymatory-factor synthase-like, coding for MAEDQIPKSKWEGKASADLEGSSAEQVWPLLADFCSLHKWFPDIATCYQVDGVPGQPGLIRYCARAPIDNDESTIKWAKEKLLSLDPIQRCLSYEIIESNLGFKSYVAIMQVVPINGGDGSIGCKIEWSFVCDPIEGWGLNDFRSYLDSSLRLMAEKMMEHTLLSTAG